The window CGGAGGAGGTGCCGGCCGACGCGCCACGACCCCGCACCCTTCGCTCTGACGAGTTTCACGAAGTCGGTGCCGACGTACTCCAGCAGTTCGGCGCGGGTGTACCGCAACTGCCCGGCGAGCAGCGTCGTGGCGAGTACCGCCCCCGCGAGTCCGACGACGAGTCGGTTGGTCGGTGCCAGCGGGCCGGCCTGCGGGTCGAACCCGACGCCGGCCCCGCCCGCACCGCCGACGACGGTCAGGAGGAGCACCTGGCCGAGCCAGAACTCCGGGAGACCGAAGCCGAGGTACGCCGTGCCGGCGGCGAGGCGGTCGAAGAGACTCCGGTGGTGGGTCGCCGAGTAGAGACCGGCGAGGAGGCCGCCGACCAGCGAGACGGCCATCGCCGGCAGGACGTACAGCAGGGTGTAGGGGAGACTCGACGCGACGACGCTCGTCACCGGTTGTCCACGGCTGTACGAGAAGCCCCACTCCAGCGTCGCCACGCCGACCAGCCAGCCGACGTACCGTTCGGGGAGGGGGTCGTCGAGGTTCCGGCGCTCCCGGTAGTCGGCGACCGCCTGCTCGACCTGTTCCTGACTCTTGCCCTCCTTGTACAGTTGGTGCTCGATGTACGCGACCTGCGGATCGGGCGGGACCGCGACCGCGAGAAAGGCGAGCGACACCACGAGGTAGACCGAGAGGACCGCGAAGGCGAGTCTGCGACCGACGGCGAGCGGGGAGACCATCCGGCCGGAGCGTCAGCCCGAATCGGCATAAGGGATGCTGAAATCCGGATTTCAGCCACTGACAACTTTTTCACAGCACCCGGCGAACCACCTGTCGATGTCGGTCGACGACCCCCCGTTGTTCACCACCGCCGAGTGGTCGCCCGGTGGCCGCCGATTCGGGCCCAGTCGTCGGACGACCGGCGTCTGCCTCTCTGCGGCCGCCCTCCTCGCGGCGTTCGCCTACGACTACACCTCGGTCCCCTCGGGCACGCCGCTGGTCGCCGGGTGGGACCCCGTGATGCTCGACTGGCCGTTTCTCCTCGCCCTCCTGGTGTTCGCGTGGGGTGTCGTCGTTCCACTCGGCCGAAATCGGACGCCGACACTGCGCTACTGGGCGCGACTGCGGGCCGACCCGGCGGCGGTCGCGGCGCTCGTCGGGACTGGCCTGTTCGTCGTCGTCGGGGCAGTCGGCCCCGCACTGCTCGGTCGCCCGACCGCGAACGCGATGCACATCTCCCAGCCGCCGGTGTTCGCGTCGGTCGACACCACCACGGCGATCAACTGCCTCGGCACCGTGACCGACGGCCGGTGTCACGGGACGTGGCGCTACCCGCTGGGGACGAGTTGGACCGGGCGCGGCGTCCTCCGCCTCGTGGTCGGCGGGGCCCACGTCGCGCTGAAGGTCGCGCTGATCGCCTCGCTGTTGATCGTGCCGCTGGCGACCGTCGTCGGGTTGACGGCGGGCTACGTCGGCGGCCGCGTCGAGACGCTCCTGCTCCGGTACGTCGACGTGCAGCAGGTCCTGCCGGCGTTCCTCGTCTACATCATCCTCCAGTTCTACGTCGGCCGGAGTCTGTTCCTGCTCGTGGTCGTGTTCGGGTTGCTGAACTGGGGTGGTGTGGCCCGACTGGTCCACGGGGAGGTCGTCCAGCGCAGCGAGGAACCCTTCGTGCTCGCGGCGGAGTCGGCCGGCGCGGGCCACCTGTCGGTCATCCGCCGGCACGTCCTGCCGAACGTCTCCAGTACCGTGGTGACTGCGGCGACCCGGCAGGTGCCACTCCTGATCCTGACGGAGGCGGCGCTGTCGTTCATGAACCTGAACGACATCGACCTGCTGTCGTGGGGCGAGGTGATCGCCATCGGCCTCCAGCGGTCGCCCTTCGTGACGTGGTGGCCGTGGGCCGGGGCGCTGGTCGCGTTGACGCTGACGGTCGTCGCGGTCAGCGTACTCGGGGACGCACTGCGGGACGTGCTGGACCCTCGGGAGGCGTGACGCCGCGTCGGGGACGACCGGTCGCCGGGTCACCGACGGCGCGTCGGTGTCTGTCCGGGAGCCGACAGACGCTCCAGACGGGCGATTTATCCGCCTCGCCCCGAACTTTCTGGCATGATCGAACTGTTGCTCGGCGTCGGCGTCGTCGTCTCGCTGTTCGTCGGCTACAACATCGGCGGCTCGACGACCGGCCCGGCGTTCGGGCCGGCGGTCGGCTCCGGTGTCATCTCCAAGGCCGGGGCGGCGGCGCTGATGTCGGTCTTCTTCTTCGTCGGCGCGTGGACGCTCGGCCGGAACGTCGTCACGACGCTCGGGGAGGACCTCGTCACGAATCCGGGCGTCTTCACCATCGAGACGAGTATCGTCGTGCTCTTCTTCATCGGCGGGGCGCTGTTCGTCGGCAACTACTTCGGCGTCCCCGCCTCGACCTCGATGACGGCCGTGGGGGCCATCGCCGGACTCGGGGTCGCGGCGGACGCACTCGACTGGGCCGTGATGGGCGAGATCGTCGTCTGGTGGCTCGTCGCGCCGATCATCGGCTTCTGGGTCTCGGGCGTCGTCGGGCGCTACCTCTACCCGCAGATCAACCGCCTCGTCGCCGTCAAGAGCACCGACGGGCCACTGATCGAGATCGACCGGTCGGGGACCCTCCCGACCGTCTCGCGCGGCCCGGAGACGACCGACCGCGAACTGGTCGGTGCCGGCGTCGTCGTCGGCATCGGCTGTCTGATGGCGTTCTCCTCGGGCACCTCGAACATCGCCAACGCCATCGCGCCGCTGTACGGCGCGGGCGTCGAGATGAACCCGCTGATCCTGCTCGGGGGTGCGGCGGTCGCGGTCGGGGCGTTCACCATCGCGCGCCGGACGCTGGACACCCTCGGGAACGACATCACGGATCTGCCGCTCACGGCCGCCATCGTCGTCGCGGTGGTCTCCTCGGCCATCGTCACGACCCTCTCTGCGATCGGCATCCCGGCGAGTTTCGTCATCATCGCCACGATGTCCATCGTCGGCCTCGGGTGGGGGCGGGCCAGTCGGTCCGTGACGGCCTCGGAGGGGATTCGCGGCGAGAAACAGCCGACCGTCTCGGTCGGGGCGCTGGCCTCGGAGGAACCGGGCGAGGACGTGCCGAAGATCGGCGAGGAGGACCCCGAGGACACCCCGGAGACGGGCGACCTGTTCGACCCGACGACGACCGGGCGCGTGATCGTGATGCAGAACGTCGTGCCGATTCTCTCGACCGTGGGGGCCTACGTCGCCTTCTGGGGCCTGTTCGCGTTCGTCTGGTGACTGCGAGACGGAGCGTCTTCGGCTGGTGACCGGGAGACTGAGCGTCTTCGGCTGGTGACTGCGAGGCGAGACGCCTTCGACTGGCGACGACGGGGCCGGACCCCAGACCGGACGCGATCTGGTGGCGACCGGAACCGTGCCGTGTCCGAGCGACAGCGAGGACCTGCTCGCGGTCCGGGTCGCCGGCAGTCGGGGAGGCGTGGGGAGTACGAGCCACGCCGTGGGTCCCCGAGCGACGACATCCCGATCGAACGTCCCGCCGCCTCGCCCGGCCCGACCGACGATCCAACCGGACCGCGCGACCGCTCTGTCGATCCGACCGACGATCCAACCGGACCGCGCGACCGCTCTGTCGATCCGACCGACGATCCAACCGGACCGCGCGACTGTCTCGCCGTGCCACCCCGAGGTCGAGTCGTTCCACAGCCACTCAACGTGATTTTTCCGGCACAGAGAGCGAACAGAGTCGCCACCCACCGACAGTTAAGTAGGGCGACCGAAGGTGTTCGCGTGGCTTCTCAGCGGACGGGAGTTCGCTCGCCGATACAAGTGATCGTGCCGTCTCGCTCCGCCTGTAGGTGACCACCGATGCGCGACACCACTACGCGACGGCGATTCCTCTGTACCGGGCTTGCAACTGCGGGCAGTGTCCTCGTCGCCGGCTGTAGCGGTGGCGGCGGGACGACCGACGAACCGACGGACGCGAGTGGCGGCGGTGGCGGCGGTAGCGGCGGCGAGACGACCGAGTCCACCGACTCCGGCGGGTCGGAGAGCAAGTGGACACAGACGAGCACCGTGGAGATGACCGACGGCCTGAAGTACGCCCCGAAGCGGATCGAGGTCTCTGCTGGTACCACGGTCACGTGGAAGAACGTCGGGAGTATCGGCCACACCGTCACGGCTTACGAGGCGGAGATTCCCGAGGGTGCGACCTACTTCGCCTCCGGCGACTTCGACTCGCTACAGGCCGCGAAGGACGGCTACGCCGAGGAGCGAGCGGGTAACGTGAAGGCCGACGGGACCTACGAACACACCTTCGAGACGAAAGGGACGTACAAGTACTACTGCATCCCCCACGAGATGAGCGGGATGGTCGGCTACGTCAAGGTCGTCTGAGGTGATCGAGATGGCAGACACCACACTCGACGCCGACGTGACAGACCCCGAGGCGGTCGTCGACGAGTACGAGGAGAAACTGGACGACGTGCTGGCGACGGTCGACGACCCGGTGCCGGGCGTCGACGACGACCCGCGACTGGAACTCGCCGGCCTCGAACTCGACCGGCGCGACTTCCTGAAGGCCGGCGCGGTGACCGGCGCGGTCGGGGCGACGGCCGGGTGTCTCGGCAACCCACTCGGCGACGACGGGTCCAACTCGGCCGGCGCGACACAGCAGTCCGACACGCCCGACCACTCCGTCCCGCCGGGCGAACACGACCAGTACTACGGGTTCTGGTCCGGTGGCCACTCCGGCGAAGTGAGAGTCGTCGGCGTCCCCTCGATGCGGGAACTGATCCGCATCCCCGTCTTCGAACCCGACGGCGCGACCGGCTTCGGCCACGACGACGAGACGAGCGAGATGCTCGCGGAGACCGGCGACGTCGCGTTCGGGGACGCACACCACCCAGTCCTCTCGGAGTCCGGCGGCGACTACGACGGCCGGTACCTCTGGATCAACGACAAGGCGAACGGTCGGATGGCTCGCATCGACCTGACGTACTTCGAGACCGACGCCATCACCGACATCCCGAACGTGCAGGCGTGTCACGGCTGTGCGGTCCAGAGCCCGGACACGAAGTACGTCTACGGCGTCGGCGAGTTCCGGACGCCCGTGCCGAACGACGGGACGAACGTCGACGACACGGACAAACACTGGTCCACGTTCACCGCGCTGGACCCCGAGTCGATGGAGGTCCAGTGGCAGGTGCGCGTCTCCGGGAACCTCGACAACGCCGACACCGGGAAGTCGGGCCGCTGGGCGTTCGCGACCGGCTACAACAAGGAGGAGGCGCTGGACATCCAGGGGATGACCCACGACGACCGCGACTACCTCAAGGCGTTCGACGTGGACGCCATCGAGTCGGCCCTGCAGGCCGGCAGGTACGAGGAGGTCAACGGCGTCAAGGTGCTCGACGGCCGGAAAGAGTCGTCGCTCAACA of the Salinirubrum litoreum genome contains:
- a CDS encoding ABC transporter permease, with protein sequence MVSPLAVGRRLAFAVLSVYLVVSLAFLAVAVPPDPQVAYIEHQLYKEGKSQEQVEQAVADYRERRNLDDPLPERYVGWLVGVATLEWGFSYSRGQPVTSVVASSLPYTLLYVLPAMAVSLVGGLLAGLYSATHHRSLFDRLAAGTAYLGFGLPEFWLGQVLLLTVVGGAGGAGVGFDPQAGPLAPTNRLVVGLAGAVLATTLLAGQLRYTRAELLEYVGTDFVKLVRAKGAGSWRVGRHLLRVAAVPLLSLSVTELLGVLVLNVYVVEYVFGIPGLGRVTLTAIQDRDVPLVIGTSLVVALIGVVGNTVQDAGYTLLDPRLGGE
- a CDS encoding ABC transporter permease subunit, whose translation is MSVDDPPLFTTAEWSPGGRRFGPSRRTTGVCLSAAALLAAFAYDYTSVPSGTPLVAGWDPVMLDWPFLLALLVFAWGVVVPLGRNRTPTLRYWARLRADPAAVAALVGTGLFVVVGAVGPALLGRPTANAMHISQPPVFASVDTTTAINCLGTVTDGRCHGTWRYPLGTSWTGRGVLRLVVGGAHVALKVALIASLLIVPLATVVGLTAGYVGGRVETLLLRYVDVQQVLPAFLVYIILQFYVGRSLFLLVVVFGLLNWGGVARLVHGEVVQRSEEPFVLAAESAGAGHLSVIRRHVLPNVSSTVVTAATRQVPLLILTEAALSFMNLNDIDLLSWGEVIAIGLQRSPFVTWWPWAGALVALTLTVVAVSVLGDALRDVLDPREA
- a CDS encoding inorganic phosphate transporter, with product MIELLLGVGVVVSLFVGYNIGGSTTGPAFGPAVGSGVISKAGAAALMSVFFFVGAWTLGRNVVTTLGEDLVTNPGVFTIETSIVVLFFIGGALFVGNYFGVPASTSMTAVGAIAGLGVAADALDWAVMGEIVVWWLVAPIIGFWVSGVVGRYLYPQINRLVAVKSTDGPLIEIDRSGTLPTVSRGPETTDRELVGAGVVVGIGCLMAFSSGTSNIANAIAPLYGAGVEMNPLILLGGAAVAVGAFTIARRTLDTLGNDITDLPLTAAIVVAVVSSAIVTTLSAIGIPASFVIIATMSIVGLGWGRASRSVTASEGIRGEKQPTVSVGALASEEPGEDVPKIGEEDPEDTPETGDLFDPTTTGRVIVMQNVVPILSTVGAYVAFWGLFAFVW
- a CDS encoding plastocyanin/azurin family copper-binding protein, which produces MRDTTTRRRFLCTGLATAGSVLVAGCSGGGGTTDEPTDASGGGGGGSGGETTESTDSGGSESKWTQTSTVEMTDGLKYAPKRIEVSAGTTVTWKNVGSIGHTVTAYEAEIPEGATYFASGDFDSLQAAKDGYAEERAGNVKADGTYEHTFETKGTYKYYCIPHEMSGMVGYVKVV
- the nosZ gene encoding TAT-dependent nitrous-oxide reductase produces the protein MADTTLDADVTDPEAVVDEYEEKLDDVLATVDDPVPGVDDDPRLELAGLELDRRDFLKAGAVTGAVGATAGCLGNPLGDDGSNSAGATQQSDTPDHSVPPGEHDQYYGFWSGGHSGEVRVVGVPSMRELIRIPVFEPDGATGFGHDDETSEMLAETGDVAFGDAHHPVLSESGGDYDGRYLWINDKANGRMARIDLTYFETDAITDIPNVQACHGCAVQSPDTKYVYGVGEFRTPVPNDGTNVDDTDKHWSTFTALDPESMEVQWQVRVSGNLDNADTGKSGRWAFATGYNKEEALDIQGMTHDDRDYLKAFDVDAIESALQAGRYEEVNGVKVLDGRKESSLNSGSNPIVRYVPVPKSPHGCDVTPEGQYVTASGKLSPTVTIVDIDELDSVSDPANAVVGQPKVGLGPLHTTWDGRGHGYTSVFIDSQVVKWDVETAVEAEKNSTDPVVEKIDVHYNPGHVQAVEGETTDPAGDWLVSLNKLSKDRFLPVGPIHPDNDQLIHIGDDGGGMELVMDEPVHPEPHDCVFVDRAKLDPATTWNKEDYAGEKPFVTAGKSGVERTGEESVHVKLSSKRSEFSESEFRVREGDEVTLTVTNIEGVRDIIHGVAIPQHGINLAIAPQDTRQVTFTADDPGVYWVYCTYFCSALHLEMRSRLIVEPRDN